Proteins found in one Polyodon spathula isolate WHYD16114869_AA chromosome 10, ASM1765450v1, whole genome shotgun sequence genomic segment:
- the LOC121321714 gene encoding survival of motor neuron-related-splicing factor 30-like: MSDDLGKQLASYKAQFQQVEAALSTDPENEDLLKLQKDLQEVIELTKDLLSNQPSVAATSSDRSAIVPLSHSWEVGDSCMAVWSEDGQVYEAEIEEIDEDNGTAAVTFLGYGNAEVIPLVNLKPAEEGKNAEDDGGKSKSRKEQIAQQREYKKKKALKKAQRMKELEQEREDQKSKWQQFNNKAYSKNKKGQVKRSIFASPESVNGKVGVGTCGIADKPMTQYQDTSKYNVRHLMPQ; the protein is encoded by the exons atgtCAGATGACCTGGGGAAGCAGTTAGCCAGTTACAAGGCTCAGTTCCAGCAGGTTGAAGCAGCCTTGTCTACAGATCCAGAAAATGAGGACCTGCTTAAACTACAGAAAGATTTACAg GAAGTGATAGAGTTAACCAAAGACCTCCTGTCAAATCAACCGTCAGTGGCTGCCACCAGTTCTGACCGCTCAGCCATTGTTCCTCTCAGTCACTCCTGGGAGGTTGGGGACAGCTGCATGGCAGTCTGGAGTGAGGATGGACA GGTTTACGAAGCAGAGATTGAGGAAATAGACGAAGACAATGGCACAGCTGCCGTCACTTTCTTGGGATACGGCAATGCGGAAGTCATACCCCTGGTGAACCTCAAGCCTGCGGAGGAGGGTAAGAATGCAGAGGACGACGGGGGCAAGTCTAAATCAAG AAAGGAACAGATAGCCCAGCAGAGGGAGTATAAGAAGAAGAAAGCACTGAAAAAGGCCCAAAGAATGAAGGAACTTGAGCAAGAGCGAGAGGACCAAAAATCAAAGTGGCAACAATTTAACAATAAAGCCTATTCAAAGAACAAGAAAGGACAG GTGAAGAGGAGTATATTTGCATCGCCAGAGAGTGTGAATGGTAAAGTTGGTGTCGGAACATGTGGCATAGCAGATAAACCAATGACTCAATACCAAGATACATCTAAATATAACGTAAGGCATTTAATGCCACAGTAA
- the mxi1 gene encoding max-interacting protein 1 isoform X2, whose product MTAVQFINIQRLLEAAEYLERRERECEHGYASTFPSSQNSNYQRQRKFRNKNSSSNDNRSTHNELEKNRRAHLRLCLERLKALIPLGPDCNRHTTLGLLNKAKAHIKKLEETDRRSEYQLETLQRKQRHLQRQLEQLQGVQDRERVHMDSLDSTLCSDHSDSDQEEIEVDVESTEFSHGEMDSVSTTSTSDLDDHSSLQSMASDEGYSSCSIKLAFST is encoded by the exons ATGACAGCAGTGCAGTTTATTAATATCCAGAGGTTACTGGAAGCTGCAGAATAtttagagaggagggagagag AATGCGAACACGGATATGCATCAACATTTCCTTCTAGTCAGAACTCAAACTATCAAAGACAAAGAAAATTCAGGAATAAAAACTCGAGCAGCAATGACAACAG gTCTACACACAACGAATTAGAAAAGAACAG GCGAGCACACCTACGATTGTGTTTGGAGCGACTTAAGGCACTTATACCACTGGGACCAGACTGCAACAGGCACACAACGCTGGGGTTACTCAACAAAGCCAAAGCACATATTAAG AAACTTGAAGAGACGGACCGTAGGAGTGAGTACCAGCTGGAGACCCTGCAGCGGAAGCAGCGGCACTTACAGAGACAGCTGGAGCAGCTCCAGGGGGTCCAGGACAGGGAGAGGGTACACATGGACAGCCTGGACTCTACCCTGTGCTCTGACCACTCCGACTCAGATCAAG AAGAGATTGAGGTAGACGTGGAAAGCACAGAGTTCTCCCATGGAGAAATGGACAGTGTGAGCACAACCAGCACCAGCGACCTCGATGACCACAGCAGCCTGCAGAGCATGGCCAGTGATGAGGGCTACTCCAGCTGCAGCATTAAGCTTGCCTTCTCCACCTAG